In the Salvia miltiorrhiza cultivar Shanhuang (shh) chromosome 8, IMPLAD_Smil_shh, whole genome shotgun sequence genome, AGAAAGAAGTGTATATAGTTTCAACAGCTATAACAAATTTTTGCTTGAATAAGCGAAAAAAAGAGAATAGCAAgaaataattactccctccgttccacctataatgagactctttccttggacacgggaattaagaaatgtgtgttttgtgtgtaggtaaaaaaaagtgaaaaggtgattTTACGTAAataatgtatttttaaatttacaataattccAAATGTACAAAAACACACTTAATAGATTATTCTAAATAAACTTTCAGTTTTTTTCACTGTAATCCTTCATTTGAGAATAAAAAAGAATAGAGTGCCACTTAAACTATTCTATTCTATTTATCATTCCATAATTTAAAGTGGAGgcccaaaacaaaataaataaataaggcccaatcTCATTTTCTCATCAAACATGTTCACACTCCATCTCTATATCAAAACACGCTACACAGAAAACTCACACACATGGCTCATCTCTCTCGCCCCACCTCTGGCCGACGTCGGCTGCCGCCGCGCCTAATCCGGCGAGGCCGCCTGAGTCCCTCTCATCTTCTCTTATTCTACTCCCTTACCAATTTCTGTATTCGTGAATCACCAAGCCGAGCTTTAGTTTTTCccctaaaatttaaattacggCCAGTTCCAGCCCTCTCATCCGTCCGATTCTGCTACCGGCGCCGCGTTGCCTACTCCTCCGGCAATTGGCGGTCGCCTATCTGTTGGCCCCGCCGTTCTAAGCCTCACATTCCCCCTCATCTCTCAATTCCACGCTCGAGGGGAAAAAAAGGGGCGAGCCCTAATCGTCTCTTTCTCTGCTTGAATCTGGCGATGTCACCGTTCCAAGGTGGAGACGTTCAGTTCCGTCTCTAAGCCTCACGTTCTTAGGAGTAATGATTCTTAATTTGGTGAGGTTTTTTAATTTGCAAGATTTGTTTGTAAGATATAAACCATTTTATTTGGTGAGATTTTCAATTTCTGAAATTGAATTGCTGATTTTGAATGTTCAATTGTGGTTGAGCTTTGAATTGAAAAAAatgcagatttttttttctttttttttctttcgaaTGGTATTCTTTCtggtcttgattttttttttcctgatttTGAATGTTCAAAATTTCTTTGAATGCAGATTTTCGAATGttcaatttctttcattttgaaTGCAGATTTTGAATGTTCAATTTCTTTCTGATTTTCAATTGTggttgttcatttttttttcctgattTTGAATGttcaatttctttcattttttcaacGTTCAATTGTGGTTGAAACCTTTTGCTATTTGtctaattaaaactaaattgTGGTTGAAACCTTTTGCTATTTGTCTAATTTGAACTATGTTCTTGTTAGCTTTAATTCTCCTCTATTTAATGTTAAACTTGTTGTCAACTTTTAAAGTATCGGaagtttttttttactattagtTACCGATTGAGCTTATTTGTGGTTAGGCTTAATTCTCCTAGTCAGAACTCCGTCTGCACTTCTCTGGATCTCTGCTCTGATCTGGAGGCCAGCTCAACTCTGGCGTCTTCTCTGCTCAGCTCAGAAGGTTGTTCTGCTCTGAAGGTCGGCCCTGCTGTGCCCTCTGGAGGTCACCTCtacgctgctctggaggtcctCTGGAgccctgctctgctctggaaaactcctctgctctggaggacagctctgctctggaggacttctctgccctggaagtctgctctgctctggaggacAGCTCTGCTCGGGAGGTGATGTTtctccgctgctctgctctggagattacACGCTGATGTTGGACCGCTTTGGCTCTGGAGAACGGGCGTTGGCTGCTCTGGAGTTTCCTGCTCTGACGTTGCCTGCTCTGTCACTTTTGTGCTCTGGCTCGGCTGCTCTGCCCTGCTGCACAGCTATGCCGGCTCTGGCTCTGGTCTgcctgctctgctctggagcttGCTCTTCTGTTTATTTCTCTGgctccgctgctctgctctggagctcCCTAGTTTTGGCGGTGTCTGCTTTGGAGTCGACTGCTCTGGCGTTGTCTGCAAGAGTGCGCTTCTGCTCTGACTCCGCTTCTCTGGTGTTGGCTGCTCTGGGACTTTTGTACGCGGGCttggctgctctgctctgctctgctgcaCCACTCGGTGCAGCCTTCCCGCAGGAGTAGCTTGCTCTTCCTTTGTTGTTTTGGCTTTTGCGTTGTTTGCTCTCTCTTTTGGTTTGGATTTTGttgttttttccatttttttgggCTTTCCTTTGAGGCCCCctccttgtttgcgcctgtgctctcaaggttTTTCAATcttcttttttcaataaaattttcatttcagcAGCATtccctttttaaaaaaatctcattTGCAATCATAGTTCGGTCACAATTTCTCTTATTTTGTAGGTTGCCATAAGGAATATTAGAACAGGCGCCATCAAATCTTATGAGATAAGTATCATCAAAGCTAAGTATTGATTATTGTTTTCTCATATCTTtgtttgtttatgttttttttttcatatttttctagTAAAAAACATGGTGCAGATTTTGAGAGTTACAGATAAGTATTAGCAAAACTAAGTATTGATTATTGTTTTATCATATGTTTCTGTTTTCTTCGTATTTCTTTAGAAAAAAATTACTGTTTTGGCAGCTAGGTAGCTTATCTTAATGTCTTTTGATAAacttaaataaatactccctccgtcccgcccaagatgctacatattcctttttgggccgtcccaacgaagatgctacatttctatatttggcaaaaataaaaaattttaaacacttaattaacactaattaagtatttctttattacattctctttcctactttatcactttattatcttctctttcttactttatcactttctctttcctactttatcactttattaccttctctttcttactttatcactttctctctcctactttatcactttattattacacacttaaaacattaatctacaactccttaaatctcgtgccgaaaggtaaatgtagcgtcttggccgggacagagggagtatgattttgaattattttagtttttttaaaataaaaaatgtataattttaAGTTGTGATGATTTACTTTGTTCTGTATAGTTGATAGTATTTTTTACTTTGGTCTGCAAGCTTGAATAGTATACTTTTTTGTAGTAATAATTTACCTTCTAAGTTATGAATAGACTTCTAATCATTTAGAATAAAAAATTGCCTGAAAAAATCGCATTATACAAAACAGAAATAGAAGTTCTCATTTTTCATTTGACTTCTGACTAATGTATACAACTTGTGCTACTAAAAATGGCTGTTGTATGAGATTTTGTACAAAAAATTGCCTGACTAATGTATACAACGTATTCAGTATAAGTTTTGCACTTTCATCATTATCATAAACTTGTCTGCTGTATAGATTCTAATAATTATGTTTAGCTCTGTTTTTGCTTAGAAGTGCAGAAAATAGGTAAAAAACAATCTAAAAATATGTAGTGTAAGAAACGcataaaataagaagaaaaaaaagaaataaatgaaataatctAAAGAGTAATAAAACATAAAGAGACACATAAAATAGGAAGAAAAAAAGCTTAAGatttgaaaaagaaataaaaaaagaatctAATGATGTagtaaaacaaaaagaaacacaTAAAATAGTTATATAAAGACAGAGCAAAAAGATGCAGAAATACAAAGCAAAAAGATACACATAAAATAGGTACAGAAACAcataaagagagagaagaaataaaATGATGTAAGATGCTATTATAAACCAAAGTATAGATACAGAAAGTCAAAAAGATGCAGAAATTGATGCAAGCTTTTATGAAGAAATGAAAAAACGAAAGCTAGAAGCTTAGAGAAAAGAAATTGTAGACATTCAAGCAAGAATTTGCCAACATTAAAGATAGAAAAGAAGCTTCTTGAATCTGCTGACAAAAAATAGAACGTGCAGATACTGAATCAAGAAGTTGCCAAAGAAAAGAAGAGGAGCAAAAAAGAAAGTGAGCTGCTGCACACATATAAGCAAGAAACTgctgaaaaagaaagagagctGCTGCACAcattgaagaaagaaaaaaagaaagagaagcaTACAGAGAAAAATGGAAGCTGCCGAAAACAGAAGAAAAAAGGAAGAGAAGCATGAAGAGAAAAATGGCTCGTGAGAGGGGAAATATAAAGAAGATATCTTGGAGGCTAAGTTTTGTATCAATGGTGCTCTGCAATACTTGTCTTGAGCCCCtcaatttatagttttaaatGTATActtgtatattatatatttatattatataaggTATGGCagcaattgtaaaaaaaaaagctGAAAAAGATATGTTGAATAGTGTAAACATTAAATGCACCCATGTGgaatagtaaaaatatttattgatcGGATCATAAATGAGAAGCATAAAAACATCCAGAAAGCACATGCAGCACATAATATACATTGCACGCAAAACGAAAAAAAATGTAAGGCTGAAGCAAAAAAATGCGGGAATCTGTGTTGCATTTTTGCACTGGAGTAGTGTGCATTTTTGCCAAAACTATCCTGGCTTTAGATAATAAATAGATATGAAGATTTTGAACACTTCTTCCTGAATGGCAACCCACGGTGTTAAAACGCTCAAATCTAATAATCTCCTACGGACTAATTTCTTATTTCTTTGCTCTAATTCttaattttaattctattatttctttttttgcttgaattttaattcaataatttgTTTATACACAGTTACTTAGGAGTACTATCTTTTCGAATAGATAGTAATATAAAGGATAAATagtgtataaatatatgaactttactcactttttggtatttaatactcccttcgtcccgttATTAACGGCTCAAAAGGAGAGTAAAAGTAAGGGAAAAAAGTGAGTGTGGTCCACACAATTAACACTAATTGTAACTTTATTATGGTAGCTAATAAAGTGATAAGAATCTgctttttcatttcttttgtttCATAATTTCGTTTAATTTAAtgcaatattttttaattcaattaaatttaatgctATATTTTCAGCCCAATAACTATTTGATCTGTTGACCGAATTCTAAATGACAAATGACAAAttggaataaaataaaaaaggcgCCAAGTGGGAAGCTAAAGTCAGATTGCATTAAAAATTTgaggaaatttcaaatttcCCTCTAACATCAAATGTACACAGAAATTCTCAAAGCTTTAAATACATTCATTTCAGCCTCTTTCTTGAAGCAGAACCTAAACTACACAAAAAAAGACCAAATGAGGAAGAATGATTTATCCCTCTTTGAAAGAGCATCTATGCTTCAATTTCTTCAAGAAGACAACAAAAATGGCAAACCGGCCTATGGTAAAATGCAAGTAGCAGTTCAGAAATTCTCTAGCTCGAGACGGACTATTAGTTGCTTGTGGGTTGCATCAAAGAAACAACAAGAGCAAGGTACTATGGTTAGTTACACAAGTGGCAAAATCAATGCTCCAAGAAGAAAAAGAATTGAAATAGATTTAGAGTTGATATCATCTTTAGAGTTATGCAAGAGATCAACTATACGAAGGCTTGCAAATGGAATTCGGTGTAGTAAGAGCACTATGGGCAGATGGATAACTAAAGGTTGATCAAAGCTCACACTAGTGCTATAAAGCCTGATCTAACAGCTCCTAATAAGCTGCTAAGACTATGGTTTTCACTCGAGGCATTAGAATATGATCGTATTATGAGGACCTTGAAGTTCAAGAGTATGCAAAACGTTATCCACATAGACGAGAAGTAGTTCTATATTACAAAAAGCTCACACAGATTCTACATGACTCCAGGTGAAGCCGAACCCCATAGAATATGCAAGAGCAAAAAATTCATCACTAAGGTGATGTTTATGTGCGTTGTGTGCAGGCCATTGCTTGACCCCGATGGAGAGGTTTTGTGATGGAAAAATAGGGATATTTCCCTTCACTGAATGGGTTCCAGCTAAGAGAAGTAGCAAAAATAGAGAGGCTGGTACTCTAGAGTATAAACCAATTGCTTCCATAACTAAAGAAGTCATCAAAGACTGTTTGATAAGAAAGGTACTACAAGGAGTTATGATCTATTCTAAATgtaatgtattttttatttacagcTACTAATTAATGAAGTAAACATTCTATTTTTACTGAACTGCCACAGATCATATCAGCCATCAAGGCAAAGTGGCCTGCATTTGCAAGTACAAATATATACATTCAGCAAGATAATGCTAGGCCACATATAAAGGATCACAACCCTGATTTCAGGGCGGCAGCCAGTGGTGATGGCTTCAACATACATCAACCACCTAACTCGCCGGATACCAATATAAATGACTTGGGCTGGTTTCGGGCAATACAAAGCTTACAAACTGAATCTGTGTGTTTCAACGTGGATTCACTTGTCAAAGCAGTTGAGAAATCTTTTGAGGAACTTTCTGCTCAAACTTTGAACAAAGTGTTCTTGAGCCTACATGGGTGTATGATTGGAACGATGAAGGTTAAGGGGCAAAATTGCTACAAGATACCCCATATGAAGAAGGATTCACTTACTAGACAGGGTAATCTTCCCTTAAGTTTGGAAGTTTCCCCTGATCTAGCAAAGGAATGTATTGACTACCTTATTGACCAAGGATTTCAGGGGATGACTGAACTTCCAGAGCTCTCTCATCACGGCTAGGACTGATTGGAGGGGAAGCAAGAAATGAAGACCTTGAAGCAATGGCAGGAGTCTAAGATGATGGTAGGGTATATTTTTATTGGAAAcctaatgaaatatcctaatcctagttttgatgataccaaaatccttaggtttcaattgtaatagactagaactgctcgaactcaattGTTAGAGcttttttttctagtttagttattgttttgaagactgaagactgaagccggaggactgaagactgaagactgaagttgccgactgatgtaacgatgaaaggcagagtcaaatactgatatttgactaaccagtccaagaatcagctacgactgattacttaatgcaagccacgtggatttagcggactgatactaaagtcaagtatcagttaaacattcttcctcggactgaagctccaaagcttaaaggaagccacgcactccagaagtacagccgcattaaatgcagagatttcgaggatcgtcctttctctgtagagccttcctttttggtgattaccttttcagagaagTCATATCTCTTGCTCTCAAAGTAgctgttctcaccaaacaaagggaCCTCGAAGATTGGATCCTcagcaaagttcaaatctatctccacCGAATGAATTCTTGAAcaccatttcagccaacggatctattcaagacatctcctataaatagagctcgaggatcacttcaatctacACCAATTCaactacacaagctgaaacCGATCCaactacacaagctgaaacACTGCCGAATTTGTTACTCAGcaattcaaagccattccaaagtttgaatcgaagaagagaaccacaaagccaaaaatcagtcactactgattacatacattctcttagaacttaggtaaatattttttatccaaagcctatgtataactgattacagagaacttgttctttgtaatctagttggcaagttttcgaacctcttttcaaccaaCCGAATTAAGAGTTTGAGCCGAGAgaagttcagaccagtgttctgactccaagagatctttagtctttgcagaaaggcatagttttgtctcagtgaagctaagagtgagaaatccaacccagtgtattggtactgaagattggatcttcggttgtttaggtttgctgtgcacccgtaagcacaagcccagtgaagttgtcagtctgatcaactgaccgtggatgtaggaagtattttccgaaccatgtaaaaatctctttgttgtttatcgctttcagtatttactttccttatctgtgcacaaatgttttatcaactgaaacttattaatagcaaagtgaaacTCAAATCTTGACAACTTGCTTAATtacaaaggctatttcgaaagaaaagttttccgctgccagtaATATTAATCGAACTGATATATCtccggatagtcagtaagattcatattactcctctgttttacaaactcggCTGAAGCTTAACGTGGAtaagttaaagtctttgacttaactgatatctctttactgaagagtgttcagtatcagtcgccaaccaAAGTTTCACTAATCTCTTTTAACTGaaaaaggttgtgtcagtttgttttcgtttgaaaaatagcctacaggtgtattcccccgctctcatacacctattcgagaccccaagggacctaacaattggtattagagcaggttgttcgcaagaacaatttcgCTTTGACCTTGTtctaactgaactagatccCACTCAAAAGGGTTGTCAAGAGTTTTCAAAAGGATTTCAAAACTTCTGCTTTCTTCTTTGTGCTAAGTGCTCCTTCTCTGCTTTCTCTctgttttttcttatttttgctaTGTCTTCTAACCCCTGCAGTTCATTCTCTCTTCCTCACTCCGAAGGGAATGAAGACAAGCAGCTTGATAAAGGAAAAGCAATTGTTGAAGAAGAACTTGAAGATTTGAGCTCATCACCAGATTCCACTACTTCAGAACAAGATCTTCTTGAAATCAAAGAAGTTGAACAAGCTTTAACTCTCTACAGTGATCAAAGGATAATTCTTGAGAATGAACTTGTGTGAAAACAAAGATTGGAGATATCCATCGCCAAGACAGCCTTAATGATGAAGGAAATCTCCCTGATCACagctgaagaagaagatgaagtagAACTGGCTATTGAGTATGCCAGATTGGAAAGCTTGATGCAGACAAGTCAGAATGAGAGAGATCAACTCATACAACTTCCCAGAGACGTAGATGCAAATCTCATTTGGACGAGAAGAGAACTTGACATGGCATTGATCAAAATGTCAAATACGAGAGTCAAGAAAAAGGAATGGGTTGAATTCGGCATGAAGAGAGTCAAAGTAAAACTCTTTCCATCTATTTCAAGAGAAGGTTATCTTGAAATGAAACAAATTGAAGACGACAAGGGAAAGAGAACTCTGACTGCAAGTTCCTCACTGACGACTGAGCATCAAGAAACTCTGACTAATGACTCTTCATCACAAGAAAGAAGATCAGTCACCTATCCTGAAGCAGACTTATCAACTCGACTGATGGAACTTTCACTCAAGTTTCTTCAAGACTCCACATCAGAcgaagatgatgaagaaagaaagaaggatAATGAAGAAAAGACTGAAAAAGAAGAATCAGAAGATTCTATGCGTCAGAACATCAGTCAAAGAACTGAAGACTCAACTGGAGTTTGCGAAAAAGGCATAAGTCAAGGGGGAACTTCATCAACTAAAGATTCATGACTGACGCCACCAGCCAACAACTAAAGAGGGACTAAACCTCATATCAATCATCATCATGAAATCAACTGGTTTGTTTAATCAGTTGACTTGTAAGCATCCTTCTCAGTTCTTAGAAAAGTTTGACTGAAATGCTTTATCTATTTATTAGGAATAGTTTAAGTTATCTGCTATGTGAATACTGAGCTTTTgagttttaatgaaaaaaaatttattttattttaaagcagTTAACTCCACGTTCgcacgatcccgccctttttactaacaagcacgatcccgccctttttactaacaagcggaatCCACGACATGTGTTGATCCCCTATTTGTCCGGATTTCAAAAGATCATTGAAATCGCCTTGGACACGTCTTTCCATAATACCTTCAAAATTGATTCATCTTCTACAAGGATCCTCTCAATCCCTCAACTCCCACTTTCTCTCTTCTATTCGATAATTTCTAACTCTGTTTACTCTTGTGAGAAAAGGGATCCAAAGTTTTGCAGAAAAtcctcatgattcatcatgatGAAATCAACACTGTGTCACTGCCACATTTCCCAAGATCTTGGCCaatgaaaattcagaaaaatttCAAGATCTTGCTAGCTATTTCTTTTACACATTTGTCAAGACTACACCAAGGTCCAAGTTTCAAGGAATCGATGAAGTCTTGACTCATGATGAAATGGAAGCTCTCGAGgatgatatttttgagaaatttgaTGTCACCAATCTATGGGATGCCATTCATGATTGGTCACCAAACTTCAGGTATTATCTGATCTCCAGAGGACTTCTCAAAGAAGATCTCAACAGCGATGATGAAATCCCTTATGAGATTCCTACATCCCGAGCTCCTCCATTTGCTGATGACAAAAGAACAGAGCAACCAACTGAAGAAATACTTTCGGCCACAAACCTGTCAACAAATGAAGAGATCCAACTGATGAAGGACAAACTACAAGCACAAGAAAATGAGATATACGAACTAAAGGTTAAGTTTGTCTTTCTTAAATCAGCAGTCATGGATCTTCAGCATCAATGCGGAATTCAAGCCACAAGTGTTGCAGCAACTGAACCTCATAGTAGTATGGAGGAAAACgtaaaggagaaagagaaagggaaagaaaaagaagaaacagAGACTATCATGAACCCTAAAGAAAGAACCAACAAAAGACTTCGCGTTGGTTAAGACCAAGTGAAGGGGTAAGAAGGTGAAGATAGTTAAACTTTTGTTTGTTGCTTTTGAATGGAAGAATTATTGAAAagattctgtttttttttttgtttgatgtTTCGTGTGTTCCCTATCGCGATGTTGGTTTATCATGTTTTAGCAATTGATAGCTTATCAGTTATAGGTTTGGTTTGTAACTGATGAATTATCAGTTAATGAGTTATCTTTGAATGAATTAAGTATCTTTGTACTTAGACAAATCCTCATTGTCTCACTCCTTATTATTGACTACTACTTTTACGCAACTATGATTAGTTTTGAGATTTGTTCTGTCATATTTTTTAGGGGGAACTAATTTTAACTTTTCAATTGAAGTCGTGGAACTGACTGATTGCAACGATCAGTCAACCAGTGAATAACTCTATTTTTGTTGTGCACTAAAAGGAATTTATCAGTTAAATCAGTTATGAACTCTCACTTTCACAATTTTCCTTAACTTAACTGATACTTGTTTTTAtcttaactgattgttgggaactgaCTAAAATAATATTGTTGGACAAGTCATATTCaaattacatttaaaaattaCTTTAACTTGTCCCGCCTTTGATATGATTTCATGCACAACCCTTTCCATACTAGAGATTATGCCAAATATTCTTTATCTCttaaatctcttattttaaggaaTTTCTCTTacgggcatttaatgcggatttcaaaaatcattaaattCAACTCGACGCACGGATTTCAAACCACCGACATCTTTTCAATTGCCCTAAGTAACTGTTCTTCTTCCATGATCACACGACATCATTGCTTTCTCTCTCACCCCTACCAACTCTTTTGTCTATCTTTTCTCTCTTGCATGCAAACTAACCCCTGTTCCACAACAATCTACTGTGAGACTTTTTCGTTCAAAATTGTGCTCTCTTTCAGAAATCTCAGATATGGCAAAACAAGGTGACAAAAAGAAACATGTTGATTGCAACATAAAGGATGTTCGATATGAACACTCAGTGGATACTCCATCCTTTCAATTGCAACAAGGATCCGTCGAAGCCGAAGAAATTTTGTCACAACATCAATGGCATTCGTTTGTCGAGAAAGAGCCAACCTCTCTTCTGTCATCACCAATCCAACAGTTCTATCAAGAACTGAAGTTCAATGAGTCCGGTGGACTTTTCACCAAAGTTCAGGTTTTCACTTCTCCGGACTTCACAACGCAAGAAGAAGTACCCATCAATGTTACTAAAGTTGTTCGAGAACTGTTCGCTCTGTAAACATTGGTCCAAATCCATCCTCCATCACTGATGCAGAGGCCAACAAAACTCTCAAGGAATGAATAAGACTGATGAGTCCACTGAAGGGACGCTCAGGATATCTCTCCTCAAACCTAGTCATCGTCTACTGGCTAAGATCATTCAGAAATGTTGGATCGGAGCCACAAGAACTCCAGACAAAGCATCCTAGCCACAGAAGAATATTTTGGCTGCTCTGATGAAGTCTGGTCCTTTCAATTGGGAGCAACCCTATCTTGATCTGCTGTGCGGAGAACCTCAGAACTCAAAGCCTGCAAATCTACTCCGACAAGGCAACAGAGTCTCCCAGATCATCATCCATGGAACTTGTCATCTTCCTCAAATCTACTGGCCAGAAACTCTAAAGGTAACAGATCACATCCGCCTATTCAAAGTTGCAAAGGGAGGACCAAAGAAACCAAAGGTGATTGAAATCTCATCACCTCAATCTGGTGAGACTGATCCCTGTGAATCTCCAACTGATCCACTTCAGAGACCACCCAGACCTTTCGGTGGAGATTCTTCAACCCCTACCCAAACTCCTTCCAAAGCTCCACCTGTCTCCATCTCAAATGTGCCTCGCCATCCACGATCCACATCCTCAAAGGTTTCAGCCAAATCATCCTCCCAGTCAAATACCAAACTCCCCATCAAATCCCTCACCAAAACACTGCCTAAACATAAATCCAAGGGCAAAGCAGTCCAACAATCATCCTCTGTGCCAACTCTGTATGGCACCTTTGAACAAATCAAGGTTGTTGAAACAATGCAAGTCACAGCCAAGAAAGATGCTTCTCAACACTTGAAACACCTCCTCGGTGGACTAGATACCTCTCTAGAAGTCTACAAgaaccttcatagacttctcGCCTTCACAATCCTCAAAACTGCTCATTGCTCACAAGTCAATGAACTTCAACTGCTTGAGACTGATAATGTTTTCGCTATTGAAGAAGTAAAATTATACAGCATCTTTAACTTCCCCAGATTGTGGGATGCCATTTATGGATTCGACAAATTCGCCTTGGACTACCTTGAGTCGCAAGGGTACACCCGAGGTCCTCGGATCATCTCTATCGATGCAGGAGCCTCCACTTCTAAAGTTGCTGCAGAGACAACTGATGTTGCTCCTTTGATCTTTGACGCAGTTGATCATGTGTTTCCTGATCAACAAAGTCTGGTTACTGCAGCCAACATCCAAGAAACTCCTGTACCTGAATCTGCTCCTTAGGAAAGCCCCGTTTCTGTGCCTGCTTCACAGGACACTCCGGTCTCCACAACATCCAATCGGCAGGTGACTGAATCCTATCCGTCATCCAACTGCAGATGAAACAACTGCTACTCCAGTTCCGAATCAGCAATCACCCCAGACGACTGAACCCATCAGTTGTCCTTCCTTTGAAGAAACACAGCTCATAGATACTGATCAGACTGGATTCCCC is a window encoding:
- the LOC130997678 gene encoding uncharacterized protein LOC130997678, with protein sequence MLDRFGSGERALAALEFPALTLPALSLLCSGSAALPCCTAMPALALVCLLCSGACSSVYFSGSAALLWSSLVLAVSALESTALALSARVRFCSDSASLVLAALGLLYAGLAALLCSAAPLGAAFPQELP